The Hahella sp. HNIBRBA332 genome window below encodes:
- a CDS encoding xanthine dehydrogenase family protein molybdopterin-binding subunit → MKTMNPSLSRRSFISKSTLGGAGLTLALSLPSLASAAESGPGNTAGEAAIQDFAPNAFVRISPDNKVYVISKHIEMGQGTYTGLATLLAEELDADWSQVVVEGAEADAKRYNNLFWGQFQGTGGSTAMANSYQQMREAGAKAKAMLVAAAATLWKVPAAEVKVESGKLSHSGTSRQASFGDLAELAAMQPVPETATLKDPKDFRLIGKKLVRKDPGKTNGTAIFTQDVQLPGMLTALITHAPKAGGKVKTVDDSAARKVPGVVSVMQIPAGVAVLAQDFWSAKKGRDALKVEWDDSAAFRKSSATILKEYREELNKPGTPVVRNGDFDATYAAAEKQFDAIYEFPFLAHAAMEPMNCVIQKKEQGAELWYGCQFQTGDQMQVAQILGVPMENVKINMLLAGGSFGRRANSHSDYIGEAAQIAKAYSEPVPIKLVWTREDDMRGWYYRPMYVHQISATLGADGYPSAWRHRIVGQSIISGTGFEGMMKDGVDPTSVEGASNLPYHIANMQVDLHTIKEGVPVLWWRSVGSTHTAYSTETFIDELAKAAGKDPVAYRMKLLEGHPRHQDVLKLATEKAGWGKPLPKGRFRGVAVHESFNSYVAQVAEIEAVDDNRFRIVKITCAVDCGLAINPDIIKAQMEGGIGYGLSPALVSEITLEDGAVKQSNFHDYQVLRMNQMPDVEVHIVPSAEPPTGVGEPGTPVAAPAVANALFAATGEIPRSLPFKNLFA, encoded by the coding sequence ATGAAAACCATGAATCCCAGCCTGAGCCGTCGTTCCTTTATCAGCAAATCCACTCTGGGCGGAGCCGGGCTGACGTTGGCGCTATCACTGCCTTCTTTGGCCAGCGCAGCGGAATCCGGTCCGGGCAATACCGCGGGCGAAGCAGCTATTCAGGACTTCGCTCCCAACGCATTCGTGCGCATCAGCCCAGACAACAAAGTGTACGTGATTAGCAAGCACATTGAGATGGGGCAGGGAACCTACACCGGACTTGCGACCTTGCTGGCGGAAGAGCTGGATGCAGACTGGTCCCAAGTCGTTGTCGAAGGCGCGGAGGCGGACGCCAAGCGTTACAACAACTTATTCTGGGGGCAATTCCAGGGCACAGGCGGCAGTACCGCTATGGCGAATTCTTACCAACAAATGAGAGAGGCGGGCGCTAAAGCCAAAGCAATGTTAGTCGCTGCGGCGGCGACCTTGTGGAAGGTTCCTGCTGCGGAGGTCAAGGTCGAATCCGGCAAATTGAGTCACAGTGGTACGTCCAGGCAAGCTAGCTTTGGAGATCTGGCGGAACTGGCGGCCATGCAGCCAGTGCCGGAAACGGCGACCTTGAAAGATCCCAAGGACTTTCGCCTGATTGGTAAGAAGCTGGTGCGCAAGGATCCGGGCAAAACCAATGGGACGGCGATTTTTACCCAGGATGTCCAGCTTCCGGGTATGCTGACCGCGTTGATCACGCATGCTCCGAAGGCAGGCGGTAAGGTCAAAACAGTGGACGACTCCGCCGCACGTAAAGTGCCCGGCGTCGTTTCAGTTATGCAGATTCCCGCTGGCGTGGCGGTATTGGCGCAGGACTTCTGGTCTGCGAAAAAGGGTCGGGACGCTCTCAAAGTGGAGTGGGACGACAGCGCCGCATTTCGTAAAAGCTCAGCGACTATTCTCAAGGAATACCGCGAAGAGCTGAATAAACCGGGAACGCCTGTCGTGCGCAACGGCGACTTCGATGCGACATACGCCGCGGCGGAAAAGCAGTTTGACGCCATCTATGAGTTTCCCTTTCTGGCGCATGCTGCGATGGAGCCGATGAACTGCGTGATCCAGAAAAAGGAGCAGGGCGCCGAGCTCTGGTACGGTTGCCAGTTTCAAACGGGAGACCAGATGCAGGTTGCGCAGATCCTGGGCGTGCCGATGGAAAATGTGAAGATCAATATGCTGCTGGCGGGAGGCAGTTTTGGGCGTCGCGCCAACTCCCATTCCGATTATATTGGTGAAGCGGCGCAAATCGCCAAGGCCTATTCGGAGCCTGTTCCCATCAAGCTGGTGTGGACCCGCGAAGATGATATGCGTGGCTGGTACTACCGCCCCATGTACGTCCATCAGATATCCGCGACGTTGGGGGCGGACGGTTACCCCTCCGCCTGGCGTCATCGCATTGTGGGCCAGTCGATTATTTCCGGCACTGGCTTTGAGGGCATGATGAAAGACGGTGTTGATCCGACCTCTGTGGAAGGCGCTTCCAATTTGCCTTATCACATTGCCAACATGCAGGTGGATTTGCATACGATCAAGGAGGGCGTACCCGTCCTATGGTGGCGCTCTGTTGGATCGACTCACACGGCGTACTCCACGGAAACCTTTATCGACGAACTGGCCAAAGCCGCTGGTAAGGATCCGGTCGCCTATCGCATGAAGCTGCTGGAGGGCCATCCGCGTCATCAGGACGTACTGAAGCTGGCCACTGAAAAGGCCGGCTGGGGTAAACCTCTGCCGAAAGGTCGCTTTCGCGGCGTGGCGGTGCATGAATCTTTCAATTCATACGTGGCTCAGGTGGCGGAGATTGAGGCGGTGGACGACAATCGCTTCCGTATCGTGAAAATCACCTGCGCGGTGGACTGTGGTCTCGCCATCAACCCCGACATTATTAAAGCGCAAATGGAAGGAGGAATTGGCTATGGCTTATCGCCAGCGCTGGTCAGTGAGATCACCCTGGAGGATGGCGCAGTCAAGCAATCCAACTTCCACGATTATCAGGTGTTGCGCATGAATCAGATGCCGGACGTGGAGGTGCATATCGTGCCTTCAGCGGAGCCGCCCACTGGCGTTGGCGAACCGGGTACGCCGGTTGCGGCGCCGGCGGTGGCTAATGCGCTGTTCGCCGCGACGGGAGAAATCCCACGCAGCCTCCCGTTCAAGAACCTGTTCGCCTGA
- a CDS encoding (2Fe-2S)-binding protein, with protein sequence MGIELTINGEKRSLDVPEDTPLLWAIRDHLHLAGTKFGCGMAQCGSCTVHMNGSAIRSCVTPVGSVQGQSITTIEGLESKVAKAVQESWEEEAVVQCGYCQSGQIMSAVALLQSNPKPSDSDIDSFMSGNICRCSTYVRIRAAIKSAAEKIA encoded by the coding sequence ATGGGAATCGAACTGACTATTAATGGAGAGAAGCGCTCGCTGGATGTGCCTGAGGATACGCCTTTGTTGTGGGCGATCCGGGATCATCTGCATTTGGCTGGAACCAAGTTCGGGTGCGGCATGGCGCAGTGCGGCTCGTGCACGGTGCATATGAACGGTTCCGCGATTCGTTCTTGCGTGACGCCGGTTGGCTCTGTTCAGGGGCAGTCTATCACCACGATTGAAGGGCTGGAGTCGAAAGTCGCAAAGGCGGTGCAGGAAAGCTGGGAAGAAGAAGCAGTCGTGCAGTGTGGATACTGTCAGTCAGGGCAGATCATGTCCGCGGTGGCGCTTTTGCAAAGCAACCCCAAGCCCAGCGACAGTGACATCGACAGTTTTATGTCAGGCAATATCTGCCGTTGCTCCACCTATGTCCGTATTCGCGCTGCGATCAAGTCCGCAGCAGAAAAAATAGCGTAA
- a CDS encoding M48 family metallopeptidase translates to MEPTQNYQAHAFHEQFNNGRASGSLTVSGGFIEFSNGESSVRFPVTGAQVKMGGASDRLVFITHPDFPEWNLYTSDRSILNHPALHQDNHLQGQLRKARNVRRINWSVLVIVVALIIGTPLSIVVFMDSITAVAAKQVPAEWEEKLGKTVFGQYQIENELLESEEGKQAVAALTYPLISAVSDERYTYKVYVSSSSDINAFALPGGYIVINSGLILAADNASEVLGVMAHEISHVTEQHGVRNIMGAAGTYALAQALFGDVSGLLATVANAAPLLLNQSYSRGFESDADAKGLELLKRANIDPKGLITFFDKIIEEEKKRLEQIEDEDARDLMKDTMGFLSSHPATEDRIADLQEQISDQEDDYRDLEPEFQRLKQLVKEFVAEK, encoded by the coding sequence ATGGAACCAACGCAAAACTATCAGGCCCATGCGTTTCACGAGCAATTCAATAACGGCAGAGCTTCTGGCTCCCTGACTGTGTCCGGCGGGTTCATCGAGTTCTCCAATGGCGAGAGTAGCGTTCGCTTTCCTGTCACCGGCGCGCAGGTCAAAATGGGCGGAGCCAGCGATAGACTGGTTTTTATCACTCATCCCGACTTTCCAGAGTGGAACCTCTACACCAGCGACCGCAGCATCCTCAATCACCCTGCTCTGCATCAGGATAATCATCTGCAGGGCCAGCTACGCAAAGCGCGTAATGTACGTCGCATTAATTGGTCAGTGCTCGTCATCGTCGTGGCGTTGATCATCGGCACGCCGCTTTCCATTGTCGTTTTTATGGATAGCATCACCGCCGTCGCTGCAAAACAGGTTCCCGCCGAGTGGGAAGAGAAATTGGGTAAAACGGTATTCGGCCAGTACCAGATAGAGAATGAGCTACTTGAGTCTGAAGAGGGAAAACAGGCGGTCGCTGCGCTTACCTATCCCCTAATCAGCGCCGTTAGTGACGAGCGCTACACCTACAAGGTTTACGTTTCCAGTTCATCCGATATCAACGCTTTCGCACTGCCGGGAGGGTATATCGTTATTAACTCCGGACTGATATTGGCGGCGGATAACGCCAGCGAAGTTCTTGGCGTCATGGCTCATGAAATATCACATGTCACTGAGCAGCATGGCGTGCGCAATATCATGGGGGCCGCCGGCACTTACGCGTTGGCTCAGGCGCTGTTCGGCGACGTCAGCGGACTGCTGGCGACCGTGGCCAACGCAGCGCCGCTATTGCTGAACCAGAGCTATTCCAGAGGGTTTGAGTCGGACGCCGACGCCAAGGGACTTGAATTGCTAAAACGCGCCAATATCGACCCTAAAGGCTTGATTACCTTCTTCGACAAAATCATCGAAGAAGAGAAAAAGCGCCTTGAGCAAATTGAAGATGAAGACGCCAGGGATCTGATGAAAGACACTATGGGATTCTTGAGTTCGCATCCAGCCACTGAGGATCGCATCGCCGATCTTCAGGAGCAGATCAGCGATCAGGAAGACGACTACCGCGATCTGGAGCCGGAATTCCAGAGACTGAAGCAACTGGTCAAAGAGTTTGTAGCGGAAAAATAG
- a CDS encoding TIGR00266 family protein — MKAEIKGGAAFGYVDVELEPGEQITAESDAMSSMSADLDMETRTNGSFFIAILRKFLGGETFFINRFSNNTSGVRKLTLVQPTPGEVRCADLNNETLCFQPGAFLAATEGVTLGVRWAGFKSFIAKEGLFKLVVSGTGKVWYGAYGALLEKEIDGEYIVDTSHLVAYDPGLSLHIQLAGGLFSSFFSGEGLVTRVEGKGKVIIQTRSISGLTDWINPKLF, encoded by the coding sequence ATGAAGGCAGAGATAAAAGGAGGCGCCGCGTTCGGTTACGTGGACGTCGAACTGGAGCCTGGCGAACAGATCACGGCTGAGTCTGACGCCATGTCCAGCATGTCGGCGGATCTGGACATGGAAACACGCACCAATGGGTCGTTCTTTATCGCCATCCTGAGAAAATTTCTGGGAGGCGAAACCTTCTTCATTAACCGCTTCAGTAATAACACCAGCGGCGTGCGAAAGCTGACTTTGGTGCAGCCCACTCCAGGTGAGGTACGCTGCGCTGATTTGAACAATGAAACCTTGTGTTTCCAGCCGGGCGCCTTTCTGGCTGCGACAGAGGGCGTCACGCTTGGCGTTCGCTGGGCGGGTTTTAAATCCTTCATCGCCAAGGAAGGTCTGTTCAAACTGGTTGTCTCCGGCACAGGCAAAGTCTGGTACGGGGCCTACGGCGCCCTGCTCGAAAAAGAGATTGATGGCGAGTACATCGTCGACACCAGTCATTTGGTGGCCTACGATCCGGGCCTGAGCCTGCATATCCAGCTGGCTGGCGGCCTGTTCTCCAGCTTCTTCAGCGGCGAAGGGCTGGTAACCCGGGTCGAAGGCAAAGGCAAAGTTATCATTCAAACTCGCAGCATTTCCGGTCTGACCGACTGGATCAACCCGAAACTTTTCTAA
- a CDS encoding TIGR00266 family protein: MDIELIHRPGNTAAKVKLAQGEICTAESGAMIAMSGNMDVTTTTHKKQGGGLMKAIKRMVAGESLFLNHFEPKSGDGEVWFGATLAGDMMAYELDNESLIVQGGSFMACEHSVEIDLGWQGFKSILSGESVFWLHMKGKGKVLLNSFGAIYPVEVDGEYIVDTGHIVAFNETLDFTITKAGKSWMHSFLGGEGLVCKFHGKGTVWCQSHNPSSFGWAMSSGLKPRKA, encoded by the coding sequence ATGGACATCGAACTTATCCATCGCCCTGGCAACACCGCGGCGAAAGTCAAATTGGCTCAAGGTGAGATCTGCACAGCGGAATCTGGAGCCATGATCGCCATGAGCGGCAATATGGACGTCACCACGACCACTCATAAGAAGCAGGGCGGCGGCCTGATGAAAGCGATCAAACGCATGGTCGCAGGCGAGTCTTTGTTTCTCAACCACTTCGAACCCAAATCCGGTGATGGTGAAGTCTGGTTCGGCGCCACACTCGCTGGCGATATGATGGCTTACGAGCTCGACAACGAAAGCCTGATCGTCCAGGGCGGCTCCTTCATGGCCTGCGAACACAGTGTGGAAATCGATTTGGGCTGGCAAGGCTTCAAGTCTATCCTCTCAGGGGAAAGCGTTTTCTGGCTGCATATGAAAGGGAAAGGCAAAGTGCTGCTCAACTCTTTTGGCGCCATTTATCCGGTCGAAGTAGACGGCGAGTATATCGTCGACACCGGCCATATCGTCGCCTTCAACGAGACGCTGGATTTCACCATCACCAAAGCCGGCAAAAGCTGGATGCATTCGTTTCTCGGCGGCGAAGGGTTGGTGTGTAAATTCCACGGCAAGGGCACAGTCTGGTGTCAATCGCACAATCCATCCAGCTTCGGATGGGCGATGTCGTCAGGCTTGAAGCCGCGTAAAGCTTAA
- a CDS encoding TIGR00266 family protein translates to MSTAAYQVTVTGELNPGVTRESAVVAFAKLFKVAPETAEQIFSRAPMVVKKGIDETTADKIQMALTKIGVQSQVGMSEAPSPAPAAEGEPQPSNEITRPVFPPGPIPPASPPPPRKEGADASIDREDKQPGFKFKIEGRPDFAFLTVQVPGGKTLRVEASAMATMDTNMVMKTKAKGGLGRFLTSESIFINEFTAQNGPGEIGIAPASPGDLAHVFLQGETIFLQNSAFVASDMGVTVETKWQGLTKGFFSGESLFLIRCSGDGDLWFNTYGGMIMLDVDGDYVVDTGNIVAFTEGLEYSITKVGGYKSLFFSGEGFVCRFSGKGKVWIQTRSVQAFTSWVYPFRPVQSKG, encoded by the coding sequence ATGAGTACAGCAGCATACCAAGTCACAGTGACAGGTGAGTTGAATCCTGGCGTTACCCGGGAAAGCGCGGTGGTGGCTTTCGCCAAGTTATTCAAGGTTGCTCCAGAGACCGCTGAGCAGATATTTTCCCGCGCCCCGATGGTCGTGAAAAAGGGCATTGATGAAACCACGGCGGATAAAATTCAAATGGCGTTGACTAAAATCGGCGTACAAAGCCAGGTGGGAATGAGCGAAGCGCCATCTCCAGCACCTGCCGCAGAGGGAGAGCCGCAGCCAAGCAATGAAATTACCAGGCCAGTCTTTCCACCTGGTCCTATACCGCCAGCCTCACCGCCCCCCCCCAGGAAAGAAGGGGCTGACGCATCTATTGACCGTGAAGACAAGCAACCCGGCTTTAAGTTCAAAATCGAAGGACGACCGGACTTCGCCTTCCTGACAGTACAAGTGCCCGGCGGAAAAACGCTCAGAGTGGAAGCCTCCGCAATGGCGACCATGGACACCAACATGGTTATGAAGACCAAGGCGAAAGGCGGCCTGGGCCGCTTCTTAACCTCCGAGTCCATTTTCATCAATGAGTTCACCGCTCAAAACGGTCCCGGCGAAATTGGCATCGCGCCCGCCTCTCCTGGCGATCTGGCGCACGTGTTTCTGCAGGGGGAAACGATCTTTCTGCAGAACTCCGCATTTGTCGCCTCCGATATGGGCGTGACGGTGGAGACCAAATGGCAAGGGCTGACCAAAGGTTTCTTCTCGGGAGAAAGCCTCTTCCTTATCCGCTGTAGCGGCGATGGCGACCTCTGGTTCAACACTTACGGCGGCATGATCATGCTGGACGTGGATGGCGACTATGTCGTGGATACCGGAAATATCGTCGCGTTTACGGAAGGGCTGGAGTACAGCATTACCAAAGTAGGCGGATACAAATCCCTCTTCTTCTCCGGCGAAGGCTTTGTCTGCCGCTTCAGCGGAAAGGGCAAAGTATGGATACAAACCCGCAGCGTACAAGCCTTCACCAGCTGGGTTTACCCATTCCGCCCTGTGCAGAGCAAGGGATAA